Below is a genomic region from Prunus persica cultivar Lovell chromosome G3, Prunus_persica_NCBIv2, whole genome shotgun sequence.
AAGGGTTTCAAAGATTAATGGttttgaatattaaatatgAGTTATGAATCTGCATGCTTTGGGTATTATTTTTACACGGTGgggttattatgttgttttaaatgcaaactttgtttttgttcactcacatgttttctgttttgggcCCCCCAGACAGTAGTCGCTTAGAGGAGAATTTCAAGCCGTGTTCAAGACCTCGAATCGTGATCACCACTAGATTAGACTTCgagtaatttctttttactcaGCTGGTTGTCCTTGTAAactaaattcagtagatgctctgttATTGCCCATGTTAGGTTTTATTTGTGAGGGCGGAGGCCATTTGGGGTTTATTGTAAAATGTTGAatgcatgctgctggttgagattattttgtgattgttatgtaggtttaattttgttgggtttgttcaatttagaGGGAAgactctaccaaaattttggtagaatgTCTcgggtttttagtaagtgggcttggcatcggggtgatgtcggaaTTAAGACGGGATTCATCCCAATTTCTGAGAAAATTCGTGGCGGGTCCTGTTAAGCTTGGTATTAGGGCCACTCTGttgtgtggtgcgagtgtatcgacgaggacgtcgggcccctaAGGGGGTGGAAtataacatcccacatcgaccaacggagagggggtgatatgccttatatgtacatgcccacctccatctagcacaaggccttttgggagctcactggcttcggagtcatgggaactccgaagtaaGTGAGTTGGGGCTAGGGTAATCCCAGGATAGGTGACCTATTGGGAAGTTGTTCGTGAGTTCCCAAagacaaaaccgtgagggcagagagggcgGTCCAAAGAgaacaatatcgtgctacagCAGAGCCGATCTCGGGATGTGACATGAGATGTGATATGAGAAGGTGAGGAATTtgatgtatgaattggatttaaGAGGTATGTGTATAAGATTTGAGGGTAGGGATTTGGATAAAAGGATTTGAGGACGTTAGATTtgagggatttggatttggggaaaattatgaggaatttgatttagggttttggatttgaatatgagaaatttgacaTAAGATCGATTGCTCTAacaccatgctaaaatatgaatatggtttgaatgtattaggtttaaattatattcttctccataaggaggtatatataagatTTTACATGAGTGCTTTACAAGGAAACCGATACTGTAATCAATTAGGATAgtatctccttgattaattaggagacttaCATCAACAGTTTTCACCCTCCCTTAAATTGAAAAGCAATTAAGTTTTGAATTTAAAGACAAACTTCAACAGATCCTCAGCAATGTCCACATCTTTACGAATGCCTCCAACTTTAATGGCTTAGGATATTAGCAACCTGCATATTGCTTGGACAGTGCTCTAACTCAATTACTTCATTTTTGACaagatctcaaaggaaatggAATCTGACATCAATGTGCTTGCTCCTCCCATGCATTACTGGATTTCTGGATAGCTTAGTAATAGAGCTCTTGTCACAAAAAATTCACAGTAGGCCTATCTTGATTAAAACACAATTCTACGAGCAACCTTCTTAGCCAAACAACTTGACAGGCACTTGAAGTTGCAGCTATGAATTCAGCTTCTGTTGTAGAGAGAGTGACAACTTGCTATTTTTTCACTGACCAAGAGACAACTGTTGAACTTAGCATGAATACATATCCAGATGTACTTTTCCTATCATCAAGATTACCTGCATAATCACTATTGCTGAATCCAATTAGCTCACCCCCAgctttcttcttgtttctaGTTTCCTTCTTGTAGAATAGACCAAGGTCTGCTGTTCCTTTCAAATAGTGAAGCACTCTTTTAGCTGTCTGATAATGAAGTTCACTAGGTGATTCCATGTACCTGCTAATAAGGTTCACATCAAACATCAAATTAGGTCTGATAGCAGTTAAGTACATTAGGCTTCCTACTATCTGCTTGAAGTGAGTGCTATCGACTCTTTCTCCTCCCACATCCTTGTTAAGCTTTGTTCCTGGAACTATAGGAATTTGGACAAAATTGCAATCTTCCATGTGAAATCTTTTTGAGAATTTCCTCAGCATATTTCTTCTGTCCAATAAAGACCCCATTGCTTGTTTGCTTCACTTCAATTCCAAGAAAATAGTGCATTTTTCTAAAGTCTGTCATCTCAAATTCTTCCATCATGGACCTCTTGAATTCTTTGAACATATCTTCATTATTTCCTGCGAAAATTAGATCATCCACATATTACAATAAGAATCACACATTCTTTACCATGCTTGAGAAACAAAATGTGCTCGTATGGGCACTTGGTGAATCCAGCTTTCAAGAAGTGTGACTCTATACGACTATACCTGTAAcaacccgacccaaatttaatttctattttaatttatttaaagtgaaattacgaatttacccttggggtaggggtaaattggtcatttttttatccggaaggattttgggatCACGATTGGTATTTTGGGTAGGTTgtactgagacgaattcgtagacatgCGGTAGGCTTGAAACGGAGTTGGAACGAAGATTTGGCGATCAAAAGTAATtcagtggcaaacttgtaaTTATTTCGAAAAGGGTTAGactaaaaatctgattttttttcacttttacctcacacacactctctctctctctctctctcccgatTCTCCCTCTGCGCGCGACCTCCCCCTCCCCCGTTACTGTTCACTGAGACAGAAACCACCACATCGCCGCCACATCTGACCACCCCAGCCCTCGAGACCGGTCCCGTTCGACTCGTCGTGAAGCCACGAACTTGAACCACCCAAAGTCCCCGCCGAAAAACGCTAGAATCGTCGACAGCATCGACTGGTTCAAACCCGATTGTTCTCGACGTTGCGCCGTCGTCTCCGCCTTCCTATCCCAGTGAAAAAGGTGAggttcttcctctttttccttggTCTAGCTGACTGTTGTATAGGTTTGGATCGATTTGCTGTGTAGGAAATCGATTtgaaaacctaggttttggccggatttcaaagtgaaattccggccagttgccgTCCGAATTGGACCTCTCTGTAGTTGAATGATGTGATCCTGACCTCGAGTagaagctagggtaggaagggtgagctcgggtgtaGAGTTTTTCCGTTGTCGGAATTTACTCTatacacccacgcgctgccggcgcttgtggcggcgcgtgggtgaGGTGGTGAAGTTGTACTTTgtcccgatgagatccttaggttatcacgagtgcgtaggatttcgcggatctcaattcggacgtcgtttgactatcgaacgaattttcgcatattgtgcgttatccgggttcgataggttctgaccgttggatcgtttttcaattaaaatatgtcGTTCTAGGTATTCTTAGGActtcacggattgtgaatcggagccccggatgttctgattcaataattcaaagtttgtgGGTTAGTGATAACCGTCCAATCGTGAGCGATTCCTAAACCTGCAACCGGACCTTAGGACACCTCATACAACGTACACGTACTGGGAACTTAGGgatttaagtatttaatttatgttttccGTTTCGAAGTAATTTTATGTTAATTAAGggttcgtatctcgaaataggtgCTCCGACTGCACATACTCAGTAGGCAGGACCCTCTCGTGGTCAAGCAGCGTGGGAATACTTGTGAgcggactttgttttcaatcatatgcatggtttattgatgaaagatttatgcataatgattttaatggtttattgaatatattatattcatgggttgaatttgatgtttgtataACGCTTTGGCCTTATATTATAGGTTTGGCATATTTGGGTATCGAGAAAATGTTTTATATGTATTTTGGggaagttatatatatatatatatatatatatattgtctaTAGGTGggatacttgggttgttgaggtGAGTTTGTGGAAGAACTTGAATATGAGGGGTTGTTGAGAGAAGTTGTATGATTACACTATGTAAGTACCTTCCCCGGTTATTAGGCTTCctacacgtggcgttggatgttccggcatGTGGGAAGAATAGGTTATCAGTCtcacacatggcgttggatgttccggcgtgtgagacactttccatacgcggcgttggatgttcggGCGTATGGGAAGACTTTGTATATTGTTTGGGATCATCACACATgacgttggatgttccggtgtgtgatgatccagtctgcgcgcgtaggacttAGTATTAGAGCTACACATGGCATTGGATGTTTCGATGTTTGAGCTATAGAGTttcgtcccccggttggaccgctcatccctagacaCAAGATAGCACCTGAAAATTCTGCGGGCTAGTCAAACGAGAtttgtttttgaatatttaattatgaattgtaAACCTGCATGtcttgagcattatttttacacagtggggttactatgttgttttaactgcaaatcttatttttgtccactcacatgttttctgttttgctccCTCCCAGTCAGTAGTCGCCCCAGGAAGGTTGCAAGCAATGTTCGAAGGCCGAATCATTTACATCAGTGGATTAGGCTTCGAGTAATTTCCTTTTACTCCACTGTTCTTGTAAACTAAATTCAATagatgctctgttatcgcccaTGTTAGATGTTGCTTGTGAGGCCGGGGGCcattttgtatgttttgttgtatgatgaaagcatgctgctggttgagattatttttatgtttgttgCAGGGTGATATTTTTGCTGGGTTTGCtcaattacaggggagactctaccaaaattttagtAGAAAGTCTCaatttttagtaagtgggacGGGAATCGGGTGATGTCAGAACAACAAAAGGGTCCACTGCAGTTTCAGGGAAATTCCGAGGCAGGTCTTGTCAATACCAAGCTCTTGGAGCCTACTTTAGTCCATATAAAGCCCTTTTTAATATGTAGACCTTCTgttctttccctctttgcaCATATCCAGGGGGTTGATCGATGAACACTCTTTCATTGAGCTCTCCATATAAAAATGCAGACTTTACATCAAGTTGATAGATTGACCAATCATTTTGTGCAGCTAAGGATATAACCAAGCGTATGGTATCATGACGAATCATAGGGGCAAATACTTCTGAATAATCAATACAATATTCTTGAGTATAACCTTTAGTTACTaccttggccttgtatttgtcaatctctccattttctttgaatttggtCTTGAATATCCACTTCACTCCCATTGTTTTTTCTCCTTCAGGTAAGTCAATCAACTCCCACGTATCATTTCTTTCAATAGCTTGTATCTCCAAGTCCATGGCTTTTCTCCACTTTGAACTCTTCACAGCATCATCAAAAGTAGTGGGATCATTCCTACCAGTCAAAGCAATTTGAGCAATGTTCTCATTATCTGAGAGCTCATTACCGCTCACATAATCTGTTGTCCAGCCAGGGGGTCTTCTCTGCCTTGATACATTTGGTGAAGCTTCATTAATTCTTGGTGAATTGTGTCCATCAGGTTCATCTTCTACTTCCCTAGATGTGACTTCTTCAACACCATTCActgtttcaatttcttcaagatcaACACCAgctctcttttcttgtttattgTTCTAGTCCCAACCATTAGCTTCATCAAATACCACATCTCTactgattatgattttttGAGTCTCTGGATTGTATAGTCTGTAGGCCTTTGACTCTTCACTGACTTCGAGCATCACACATTTTTTGCTCTTATCATCAAGCTTGGTTCTTAGATTGTCTGGAATGTGAACATAAGCCAGACAACCAAAAACCTTAAAATAATTCACTTGAGGTTTTTTGCCACTCCATGCCTCCTCTGGTGTTACACTCTTCACAGCATGAGTAGGACATCTGTTTAGGATGTGTGAGCTCCAATTCACAGATTCGGGCCAAAATTTCCTTGGCACCTTCATTCTTGCTAGCATGCTCCTTACCATGTTCATAATGGTACGATTTTTCCTCTCGGCCACACTATTTTGTTGTGGTGAGTAAGTTGCAGTTAATTGCCTGTGTATACTATTCTTCTCACAGAAATGAACAAAATCATTGGAAGTAAATTCTCCACCCCTGTTAGTTTGAAGAGCTTTAATAAACACACCAGTTTCTTTTTCAACAGAGGCTTTAAATTTCTTGAAAACTACTAGAGCTTCAGACTTCTCAGTAAGGAAATATATCCATGTTTTCCTACTAAAATCATCAGTAAAGGTTATGAAATACCTTTTGTTGCTGTTGGAGATTGGGTTGACAGGTCCACATATGTCAGAATGAACCAATCCAAGTATTTGTGTGGCTCTCCAATTGCTCTCCTTAAGAAATGGCTCACGATGTTGCTTTCCCACCATACATTCTTCACAAACTTTTGAAGGAACTTGCAGTGGAGGAAGACCTTTcaccatatttttttgttggagtGCTTTAAGACCATTGAAGTTTAGATGTCCAAATCTGTAGTGCCACAACCACATGTCCTCTTCTACTGTAGATTTGAAACACATTTGCTTCTCAGCTACTGATTCAGTTTTGAGTAAAAACATGCAATTGGAGGTCATATCAGCTTGAATGATCAAACCCTTTATTAGGATGATGAATCTAACAAGAGTTCTTTTGAATCAAAATGACAATTCCTTTCTCTTGCAACTGACCAAGACTGATCATATTGCTTTTTAATTCTGGAACATAAAATACCTCAGTTATACAGTGCTTCACTCCATTGACTTCAATCCTTATGTTGCCTCCCATTACACTAAGACTGGAGTTGTTTCCAAGCTTCACATTATCCCTGAAAGATTCATCCATTTTCGAAAACAACTTCTTACTCCCACTCATGTGATTGCTGCATCCAGAATCCAAGTACCAAGTGCTACTCATTTAATCACCTTCATCTTCAACATATGCCATCAGCAACATTTGTTCCTCAGTCTCTGCCACATTAGCCTTGTACTCCTTCTCCTTCTGAGGACATTCATACTGAAAATGTCCAAGTTCATGCAGTGGTAGCACTCCACAGTTGATTTGTCAAATGAAACTTGTCGGCCTCTCCCTCCTCCACGACCTCTGAAACTGCCTcaacctcttcctcttcttggtGAATAAGTCTCTTGACTAACCTTCAAGGTTTGCTCTTCCATTTCATGACAGTTCATGTACCAGCAGACTACTTTGCACTTCATCAATTGAAAGGGCATTAATATCCTTTGACTCTTCAATTGAATATACATCATAGTTATACTTAGGTGTCATAGACCTGAGAATCTTCTCAATCACAGTTACATCTTCCATTTTATCTCCATGTATCCTCATTTTACTTGCAACAGTTAATGTTCGAGCAAAATAGTTAGTGACTGTTTCTCCATTCTTCATTTGAAACATCTCGAACTCTTTGCGAAGAGCTTGCAGTTGTGCACGTTTGACTCTAGCCGTGCCTTGATACTTTTTCTTCAAGGAATCCCAGATATCCTTTGCCGTGTCCTTCTTCAGAATTATCTCCAAAATAGCTCGATCAATGGCTTGAAACAAGTATTTCTTGGCCTTTGAGTCTTTGAGCTTTTGATCTTTTAAGGTTTTGAGTTGAGCTTCTATCAACACCGTTCCTCCTGCATATGCTGTGATTCCATTCTCCCCGAGACTCCAGTATTCTTTATATCTCAAAAAATTCTCCATTAACATACTCCAATGGTCATAGTGACCATCGAAGCGTGGGATTGATGGTTGAATAAAGCTACTTCTTTCAGTTGACATTGATACTTGATACGACAAGAGTTGCTGCTTTTCTTTGCTCTTCAGGCCCCAATTTGGAGCTCTAATACCAATTGTCGATATCTAACTTTGAATTGAGAGAATGCAATAGTTTATTGAATGGAAAGTGGCTTTTAAATAGCCTTACATAACAGAAAGCAGAAGAACACGATCCCATGACTAACAGTCCCTGAAGTCAAGGGATCCTcctaaagaaaaattcaaaccttATCTACTTCCTTAAAACAAGGTTTATTTCaactaaaactaaacaacTTTAACAAATAGTAAATAACAACTTTTCAAGACCCACATggattgacaggacccgacccaaatttcattttggaatccgagccgaaccctgCGCGTGTCCAACACCTGGGGAGTGCCGAGCAAAAATGACATGTTTGCCCTTctattcaaaattcaatttatttcagGTTTaacttctgccgaaaattcggcagagtctcccctgtaaattgaacatttcccaaaattttcacatGTCAACAAACATTTAGATATCCCAATCATTCAGCATGCATAAAGTATACCCAAGCAAATCAAGCATCATATTATTCTGGCCTCAGGCCGCAACAActcaaataaatcaatttgcTAATAAAATTCATCTCAACTTTCAGAACAACAATAATACATTAGCAATCTCAAACATTCTAACTCGTGGCTGTACCTTTTAACCATAGGCTGCCTACatacccttactgagggatcaagccacacgtagttctcaTATTTCACACAGCTTCATGTTCCTAACTTCTTAGCATTACTCACTTggcaatatataattaaatgaatgaataaAAGTATTTGGATTCAGGTAATCGCACTTTGGTAGCCATAACTATCCATTTTCTCGTGACACCATTGGTGACACATCCTGCCCAGTAATCCTCGCTGGACTCAGGAGACAGCTGGTCaacctgatccgcaatcctcgcTCCTACGGTCCAGATAACTCTAAGACTCGTGGGGCAAAATGCTAGAAAAACTCGAGctatttaatactatatcaaataataaaagataaagataaataaacataagaaaataaaataacatacaacaagttaaaaattaacaaactCCGAAGACCCTTGTATCCTTGTATTGAAACTCACATaaggtttataaataaatatatatatatatatatacatatttacaTATCAACAACTTAATTAggatctatatatatatatttatttccaTTCGTCACTAGTAAAACAAATGTAAcacttaataaaataatggtAGCTGTATAAAATCCTGAATTTAGTTTAAAAGCATCTCAGAACTTAAATTATCTCCACCTAGGCGTACCCCCCATTTctgatccgtcaattcctttaatACTGTCAATTCTatcctcgcaggtctcggaAATATAGAGTTAACCGAGCCTCattcctcgcaggtctcagagagaacacttcaatctgagccgcaatcctcgcaggtctcaaagataacacttcaatctgagccgcaatcctcACACCACACGGTTCAAGAGTCCCTGAAACTCGTGGGGCACTATCAAAATAACCAAACTGTTTCAAAGTAACTAGGGGGCACCCTCATGGTGAGTTTGAAAATCATAACCCGTCATTTATATCAACTTTCAATAAACTTGTTCTCAActaaacttaaaatatatatacatttatatgcCACAATCTGATGAAAGCCAAGTGCTATGATTCATCCTTTTCAACTAATgaatacacatatattaaacACTTAGCTAGTATGTTAGCCATACCGATCTCTGATTAACAAACCGttcaaatattatatgaataaTCTTATGACATAATTAACCATATGAATATATAAGCATGTGATAAATTAATAGATAATTAAATACTCATCCTGAATTCACataaaatcaagaaatttAGACCATAAATAAACCAATTGAACACTCGCACGCACATGAACTTTCTAAAAGCTTAAACATATTCTATGGAGCTCATCCTCAATATTTAATCCAAAATCCTAGCCCTGGGCTCCTAAAAGTGCGTGTATTGAATTGAAGGTCATTCTCAAGCCTATGTAAGCTTTTCCACTTATTAGGATGATCTATAAGTGCctcgggactcaaaaagccataagtcccaaaaagtcaaccctGGACCCCGTGGGGTCCACAACCTCAAAATTTGGATTCGAGAGTTCCTAGAGGTTCTAACATGCCTAGGACATATGTCTCGAGAGTC
It encodes:
- the LOC109948146 gene encoding uncharacterized protein LOC109948146; protein product: MSTERSSFIQPSIPRFDGHYDHWSMLMENFLRYKEYWSLGENGITAYAGGTVLIEAQLKTLKDQKLKDSKAKKYLFQAIDRAILEIILKKDTAKDIWDSLKKKYQGTARVKRAQLQALRKEFEMFQMKNGETVTNYFARTLTVASKMRIHGDKMEDVTVIEKILRSMTPKYNYDVYSIEESKDINALSIDEVQSSLLYECPQKEKEYKANVAETEEQMLLMAYVEDEGD